The Trichosurus vulpecula isolate mTriVul1 chromosome 4, mTriVul1.pri, whole genome shotgun sequence genome contains a region encoding:
- the TTC14 gene encoding tetratricopeptide repeat protein 14, producing MDRDLLRQSLGCHGPSLLSLLRSEQQDNPHFRGLLGPAADTARGAPPLQARKERRGDNIEIQKFISRKADLLFALSWKQNVPTVSEINEENEDYYAVMPPLEQFMDVPSVDRRELFFRDVERGDVVIGRISSIREFGFFMVLICLGSGIMRDISHLEITALCPLRDVPSHSNHGDPLSYYQTGDLIRAGIKDIDRYHEKLVVSLYSSSLPPHLSDMKLGVISSEDLPLHYRRSVELNSNSLESYENVMQHSMGFMNPGVVEFLLGKLGISESNPPSLMRGLQRTNFSEEDFAFTLRKKQSASWALKCVKIGVDYFKVGRHVDAMNEYNKALEIDKQNVEALVARGALYATKGSLNKAIEDFEVALETCPTHRNARKYLCQTLVERGGQLEEEEKLLNAESYYKKALALDETFKEAEDALSKLHRHMQKSLELREKQAEKEEKQKSKKIETSAEKLRKLLKEEKRLKKKRKRSTSSSSSVSSADQVVSSSSSSSSSGHKKHKKRKRNRSESSRNSKRHSSKTASHPPDQNRKEESYPLPANTSASFLNQKQEMEKLLENQGRIKERERGNTQSSSSAEIPDNFGGRSEDSRDFYNSSRTQASSSKTEKPCKPDRYYSSRRDFSGSFSRNSDEKTKNFNRKFEKGAEGRREHYRKWEPGSVRYSTSPAGLDCSWKSIEKSKKYANAGLHDFSRNDEEQRSQLNTNQKKESENREENYGDEIAEDLEEDRLNGKERSESNVKKNLPQNLLTIFNQIAEFEKEKGNKQKN from the exons gaaagagaggagaggtgaCAACATTGAAATTCAGAAGTTTATTTCCAGAAAAGCTGATCTTCTTTTTGCTCTTTCGTGGAAACAAAATGTACCCACAGTTTCtgaaatcaatgaagaaaatgaag ACTATTACGCCGTTATGCCACCTTTGGAGCAATTCATGGATGTCCCCAGTGTCGACAGGAGAGAACTCTTTTTCAGAGATGTTGAACGTGGTGATGTTGTAATTGGACGAATAAGTTCCATCCGTGAATTTGGATTTTTTATGGTGTTAATCTGCTTGGGCAGTGGTATCATGAGAGATATATCCCACTTAGAAATTACA GCTCTTTGTCCATTAAGAGATGTGCCTTCTCACAGTAACCATGGTGATCCTTTGTCTTATTATCAAACTGGTGACCTTATACGAG cTGGAATTAAAGATATTGACCGCTACCACGAGAAGCTTGTAGTGTCTTTGTACAGCTCTTCTCTTCCACCTCACCTCTCTGATATGAAATTAGGTGTAATTAGCTCTGAAGATCTTCCTTTACACTACAG gAGGAGCGTTGAATTAAATAGTAATTCTTTAGAGTCCTATGAAAATGTCATGCAGCATTCCATGGGATTTATGAATCCAGGAGTAGTTGAAtttcttctgggaaaactaggaaTAAGTGAGTCCAATCCACCATCCTTAATGAGAGGCCTTCAGAG gaCAAATTTCTCTGAAGAAGAttttgcttttacattaaggAAGAAACAGTCTGCTTCCTGGGCTTTAAAATG TGTGAAGATCGGGGttgattattttaaagttggcCGCCATGTGGATGCTATGAATGAATACAACAAGGCTCTGGAAATAGATAAACAGAATGTGGAAGCTTTAGTAGCTCGTGGAGCATT ATATGcaacaaaaggaagtttaaacaaagccattgaagattttgaaGTGGCATTGGAAACCTGTCCAACCCACAGAAATGCAAGAAAGTACCTCTGCCAGACCCTTGTAGAAAGAGGTGGCCA gctagaagaagaagaaaaactatTAAATGCTGAAAGTTACTACAAGAAAGCTTTGGCTTTGGATGAGACTTTTAAAGAAGCAGAGGATGCATTATCGAAGCTTCACAGGCATATGCAG AAATCTTTGGAATTAAGAGAAAAACAagctgaaaaagaagaaaagcagaaatcaaagaaaatagaaacaagtGCAGAAAAATTGCGTAAGctcttaaaagaggaaaaaag gttaaagaagaaaagaaaaagatctacATCCTCATCTTCAAGTGTTTCTTCAGCTGACCAGGTGgtttcttcttcatcatcctcttcctcttctggtcacaaaaagcataagaaaaggaagaggaaccGTTCAGAGTCCTCTCGAAATTCCAAAAGGCATTCCTCCAAGACTGCTTCACATCCTCCAGATCAGAATAGGAAAGAGGAGAGCTATCCACTTCCAGCCAATACCTCAGCATCCTTTCTTAACCAAAAACAAGAGatggaaaaactgctagaaaatcagggtagaataaaagaaagagaaagaggtaaCACTCAGTCTTCATCTTCAGCTGAAATTCCGGATAATTTTGGAGGTAGGTCTGAAGATTCAAGGGATTTTTATAATAGCTCTAGAACTCAGGCAAGTAGTAGCAAAACTGAAAAGCCATGTAAACCAGACAGATACTATTCCAGTAGACGAGATTTCTCTGGCTCATTCAGTAGAAAttcagatgaaaaaacaaaaaattttaatagaaaatttgaaaagggagcagagggaagaagagaacattATAGAAAGTGGGAGCCAGGCTCAGTGAGATATTCTACTTCTCCAGCAGGATTGGACTGTTCGTGGAAGTCCattgaaaaaagcaaaaaatatgcaAATGCCGGATTACATGATTTTAGTagaaatgatgaagagcaaaGATCACAATtaaatacaaatcaaaagaaagaatctGAAAATAGGGAAGAAAATTATGGGGATGAGATAGCAGAGGATCTTGAAGAAGATAGATTAAATGGTAAAGAGCGATCAGAAAGCAATGTTAAGAAAAATCTGCCTCAAAATTTGCTCACTATATTTAATCAGATTGctgaatttgaaaaagaaaaaggaaataagcagAAAAACTAA